Proteins from one Planctomycetota bacterium genomic window:
- a CDS encoding GAF domain-containing protein, whose amino-acid sequence MKDTNENPESGAVKRDIPWWLLGVVALVLYVANLVVLAYFTISSLDANPNMLIVFLVGLATTTLLTGLVCYAMISMYKGIQSAKGEVVKKGEQTTDVQTYLKILSSLLRVSTLHSQHMEISKLLANIVKIVRESLNADQVSLMLLDDKDSRLYTKAVDGEYGPELEHIWKSALETSQAIAGWVIGKSEPLLLDERTDFAKFKGYVEKLAPISSAMSIPLHFGTKITGVININRLKPSNKNNFDQQDLMLLSIFGEDIAMTIENATLTRELKKAKTFSDLGLKEDNQITVTPVPRMSDTRTMAALRQSSQNIATQKIKDNVMAISVKGTMDYLIGEELEKTIQGFIDRGVYKFVVDLADVDRISSEGIGIFTSFISTIQKKQGSMVLIQPNHQVKTALNLFGLQEFFPIADDLSSGLKALGSR is encoded by the coding sequence ATGAAAGACACCAATGAGAATCCGGAATCGGGTGCGGTAAAAAGGGATATCCCCTGGTGGCTGCTGGGCGTGGTGGCGCTGGTGCTTTACGTGGCCAATCTGGTCGTGCTGGCCTATTTCACCATCTCGAGCCTGGATGCCAACCCGAATATGCTGATTGTTTTCCTGGTCGGCCTGGCCACCACGACACTCCTGACCGGCCTGGTTTGTTACGCCATGATATCCATGTATAAGGGCATCCAGTCCGCCAAGGGCGAGGTGGTCAAAAAGGGCGAGCAGACCACCGATGTTCAGACCTATCTCAAGATACTTTCCTCGCTCCTGAGGGTTTCCACCCTGCACAGCCAGCATATGGAGATATCAAAACTCCTGGCCAATATCGTAAAAATCGTCCGGGAGAGTTTGAATGCGGACCAGGTCTCGCTGATGCTGCTGGATGACAAGGACAGCCGTTTATACACCAAGGCGGTGGACGGTGAATACGGGCCGGAACTGGAGCATATCTGGAAATCGGCTTTGGAAACCAGCCAGGCCATTGCCGGCTGGGTGATTGGAAAGAGCGAGCCGCTCCTGCTTGATGAGCGGACCGATTTCGCGAAGTTCAAGGGGTATGTGGAAAAACTGGCCCCGATTTCATCGGCCATGTCCATTCCGCTGCACTTCGGCACCAAGATAACCGGCGTGATAAATATCAACCGCCTGAAGCCGAGCAATAAGAATAATTTCGACCAGCAGGATTTAATGCTCCTGTCCATCTTCGGAGAGGACATTGCCATGACCATAGAAAACGCCACCCTGACCCGGGAATTGAAGAAGGCCAAGACCTTCTCCGATTTGGGGCTCAAGGAAGACAACCAGATTACGGTCACCCCGGTGCCGCGGATGAGCGATACCAGAACGATGGCCGCCCTGCGCCAGTCGTCCCAGAATATCGCCACCCAGAAGATAAAGGATAATGTCATGGCTATCTCGGTCAAGGGGACCATGGATTACCTTATCGGCGAGGAATTGGAAAAGACCATCCAGGGTTTTATTGACCGCGGCGTCTACAAATTCGTGGTGGATTTGGCCGATGTGGACCGCATCAGTAGCGAAGGCATCGGCATCTTCACCAGTTTTATCAGCACCATCCAGAAAAAGCAGGGCAGTATGGTATTAATCCAGCCAAATCATCAGGTCAAGACGGCCCTGAATCTTTTCGGCCTGCAGGAATTCTTCCCCATCGCGGATGATTTGTCATCCGGGCTCAAGGCGCTGGGGAGCAGATAA
- a CDS encoding DUF167 domain-containing protein — MLINVKAITGARKNDVKSAPDGLKVYVTAPAVDGKANQAIIKLLAEYFHARKSTINITKGEKSSRKIIEILT; from the coding sequence ATGCTGATAAATGTCAAGGCCATAACCGGCGCCCGTAAGAACGATGTCAAATCCGCTCCTGATGGCCTCAAGGTCTATGTCACCGCTCCGGCCGTGGATGGTAAGGCCAATCAGGCAATTATCAAACTATTAGCCGAGTATTTCCATGCAAGAAAATCCACTATTAATATTACAAAGGGTGAGAAATCCAGCCGAAAGATAATTGAGATTTTAACATAG
- a CDS encoding thiolase domain-containing protein (Catalyzes the synthesis of acetoacetyl coenzyme A from two molecules of acetyl coenzyme A. It can also act as a thiolase, catalyzing the reverse reaction and generating two-carbon units from the four-carbon product of fatty acid oxidation) produces MGIKNTRDVYFVSGGISKFAKARPDVTFQPMVKEAYDYALKDIGMENKQAQEVFDGSVASYFSDHFTRQLMAGIMIQDYLGLCPLPSHRAEGGGATGGICFQEAYKNIASGVMDVCVAYGFETMSHVNTWKGNEFIALASDVSFDYPVGGFYSGYYAMMVVRHMKEFGTTVEQLASVSVKNHNNAFHNKYAQKRRKLTIKDVRNSGMVAWPLTLLDICVMSDGAACGILASEEGVERIRKATGKTPKMVKVTGIGRGTDAMRMADRPHKEVILLPHEKASDYKGLKYPGIHSFRAGRTASKLAYEHAGITNPLKEIDFVELHDAYTSSEIQTYEDMGLCKYGEGGKFVESGAPFLPNLDYGLGKMPRQGEIPVNPSGGLIACGHPVGATGLMQAVFALWQLQGSMKKHLGDDTIQVKDAKRGAIHSHAGTGTYVTVSILEKA; encoded by the coding sequence ATGGGGATTAAAAACACCAGGGATGTTTACTTCGTATCCGGCGGCATCAGCAAATTCGCCAAGGCCAGGCCTGACGTGACCTTCCAGCCGATGGTCAAGGAAGCGTATGATTACGCGCTAAAGGACATCGGCATGGAAAACAAGCAGGCCCAGGAGGTCTTTGACGGCAGCGTGGCTTCATATTTCTCAGACCATTTCACGCGCCAGTTGATGGCCGGTATTATGATTCAGGATTATCTGGGGCTTTGTCCTCTGCCCAGCCACCGGGCTGAAGGCGGCGGCGCCACCGGCGGCATCTGTTTCCAGGAGGCATACAAAAATATCGCCTCGGGCGTGATGGATGTTTGTGTGGCTTACGGGTTTGAAACCATGTCGCATGTCAATACCTGGAAGGGCAATGAATTCATCGCCCTGGCCTCGGATGTCAGTTTTGATTATCCGGTGGGCGGATTTTATTCCGGCTATTACGCCATGATGGTGGTGCGTCATATGAAGGAATTCGGCACTACCGTGGAACAGCTGGCCAGCGTCTCGGTTAAGAATCATAATAACGCATTCCATAATAAATACGCCCAGAAACGCCGCAAGCTGACCATCAAGGATGTCCGCAATTCAGGTATGGTGGCCTGGCCCCTGACATTACTGGATATCTGTGTGATGAGCGACGGCGCGGCCTGCGGAATCCTGGCCAGCGAAGAAGGCGTGGAGCGAATCAGGAAAGCCACCGGCAAGACCCCGAAGATGGTTAAGGTCACCGGCATCGGCCGGGGCACTGACGCCATGCGTATGGCGGACCGGCCTCACAAGGAAGTGATTCTCCTGCCGCATGAAAAGGCGTCTGATTATAAAGGCCTCAAATATCCCGGTATCCATTCATTCCGGGCCGGCCGGACCGCTTCCAAACTGGCTTACGAACACGCTGGCATTACCAATCCGTTAAAGGAAATAGATTTTGTGGAACTGCACGACGCCTATACCTCATCAGAAATCCAGACCTACGAGGATATGGGCCTGTGTAAATACGGCGAAGGCGGCAAGTTCGTGGAATCCGGCGCGCCGTTCCTGCCTAACCTGGATTACGGTTTGGGCAAGATGCCCCGGCAGGGCGAGATACCGGTTAATCCGTCCGGCGGCCTGATTGCTTGCGGACACCCGGTCGGCGCTACCGGCCTGATGCAGGCCGTTTTTGCTCTCTGGCAACTCCAGGGTTCAATGAAGAAACACCTGGGCGACGATACCATCCAGGTCAAGGATGCTAAGCGCGGCGCGATTCACAGCCACGCCGGTACCGGCACCTATGTAACTGTTTCGATATTGGAAAAAGCGTAA